One stretch of Streptomyces sp. R21 DNA includes these proteins:
- a CDS encoding ABC transporter permease produces MSADMATGARAANGAGMGTAAAPTGVEPLPGPNRWAAVLALARFEARELLLQAPVFVFFLLYFGNVCWGLFFSGEGMDDYPVLQDADRATQFGALFVSIFVLTGVNRAALLSRRRGTDRHFETLVMEPWRRTVAHALSVVPMAGAVALTVVFEFTWKALKPGAVGHGSVFELMVSPLTVLLAGVVGVLLARLVPTVLAGPLFVVGFLAAAIIAPTLIGTAHWARWLSPVVDETGSDPFPSDLIGRPAAWHALYLAGFIVLVVGAAVLHAGGRTRLVKAVTAVALAATVAGIAGQSPGDSAALTAARTKASVTPAKVQSCREHGTSMYCAYPEWTGRTADWAAVVKRVQSLAGGAAGGERLTVRQRVDARHGLDGDASMNPLTRRGEVTVGTRWGGNRVPEFAVGVAGVLVTGDERSGGTVCDARVVTIMWLALGADADPMAALRHVRLDDSVTGSDLVLAPTAPLLMSAEQTRIVRELLHMPRYSVTARVKAHWTELTSPKTSLARVSELLDVPAAPKGTKDGDSCSQ; encoded by the coding sequence GTGAGCGCGGACATGGCCACGGGTGCGCGTGCGGCCAACGGTGCCGGCATGGGTACGGCAGCGGCGCCCACGGGGGTGGAGCCGCTGCCGGGCCCGAACCGGTGGGCCGCCGTCCTCGCGCTCGCCCGGTTCGAGGCGCGCGAACTGCTGCTCCAGGCGCCGGTGTTCGTCTTCTTCCTGCTCTACTTCGGCAACGTGTGCTGGGGGTTGTTCTTCAGCGGCGAGGGCATGGACGACTATCCGGTGCTCCAGGACGCCGATCGCGCCACGCAGTTCGGCGCCCTGTTCGTCTCCATCTTCGTGCTCACCGGCGTCAACCGGGCGGCGCTGCTCTCCCGTCGCCGCGGCACCGACCGGCACTTCGAGACGCTCGTCATGGAGCCGTGGCGGCGCACGGTCGCGCACGCGCTGTCCGTCGTGCCCATGGCCGGCGCCGTCGCGCTGACCGTTGTCTTCGAGTTCACCTGGAAGGCGCTGAAGCCGGGCGCCGTCGGCCACGGTTCGGTCTTCGAACTCATGGTGAGCCCGCTGACGGTTCTCCTGGCCGGTGTCGTCGGCGTGCTGCTCGCCCGCCTGGTCCCCACGGTCCTCGCCGGCCCGCTCTTCGTGGTCGGCTTCCTCGCCGCCGCGATCATCGCGCCCACGCTCATCGGCACCGCCCACTGGGCGCGCTGGTTGTCCCCGGTCGTCGACGAGACCGGCTCCGACCCCTTCCCCTCCGACCTCATCGGCCGCCCGGCAGCCTGGCACGCGCTGTATCTGGCGGGGTTCATCGTGCTCGTCGTCGGCGCGGCGGTCCTGCACGCCGGGGGCCGGACGCGGCTGGTCAAGGCGGTCACCGCCGTCGCCCTCGCCGCCACGGTCGCCGGGATCGCCGGGCAGTCCCCGGGCGACTCGGCCGCGCTCACCGCGGCCCGCACCAAGGCGTCCGTCACCCCGGCGAAGGTCCAGTCCTGCCGGGAACACGGCACCTCGATGTACTGCGCCTATCCCGAGTGGACCGGCCGCACCGCCGACTGGGCCGCCGTCGTCAAGCGTGTCCAGTCCCTCGCGGGCGGCGCCGCCGGCGGCGAACGGCTGACCGTTCGGCAGCGCGTCGACGCCCGCCACGGGCTGGACGGCGACGCCTCGATGAACCCGCTCACCCGACGCGGCGAGGTCACCGTGGGCACCCGCTGGGGCGGCAACCGCGTCCCCGAGTTCGCGGTCGGCGTCGCCGGTGTCCTGGTGACCGGCGACGAGAGGTCCGGCGGCACGGTGTGCGACGCCCGCGTGGTGACCATCATGTGGCTGGCGCTGGGCGCCGACGCCGACCCCATGGCCGCCCTGCGCCACGTCCGGCTCGACGACTCCGTCACCGGCTCCGACCTCGTCCTCGCCCCCACGGCACCCCTCCTCATGAGCGCCGAACAGACCCGGATCGTACGGGAGTTGCTGCACATGCCCCGCTACAGCGTGACCGCCAGGGTGAAGGCCCACTGGACCGAGCTCACCTCGCCGAAGACCTCCCTGGCACGGGTGTCCGAGCTGCTGGACGTGCCCGCCGCGCCCAAGGGCACCAAGGACGGTGACTCGTGCTCGCAGTAG
- a CDS encoding ABC transporter codes for MLAVAVVARALLRPVARTLPWRALAAGGGVGLLAAWSTRLVSDESTARLPLTLLRTAALAFALGLAFLLDDPARHTTAAVPVRRPLRTGLRVALVAPLAALWWTAALLLVPEGVRPPVGTVTLEAAALAALVLAGAAAVVRFSDGAEPGVVVVAGFLAFVVAVPLLLPDRWPLLVHVGSPHWGAAHVRWGMLLGVAVPAWAYWVTEPVRRSRWRPGARFRTPFGTSGPSRA; via the coding sequence GTGCTCGCAGTAGCCGTCGTGGCCCGGGCCCTGCTGCGGCCCGTGGCCCGCACCCTGCCGTGGCGGGCCCTCGCCGCGGGCGGCGGTGTGGGACTGCTGGCCGCCTGGAGCACCCGGCTCGTCTCCGACGAGTCGACCGCACGGCTCCCGCTCACCCTGCTGCGGACAGCCGCGCTCGCCTTCGCCCTCGGGCTGGCGTTCCTGCTCGACGACCCGGCACGGCACACCACCGCGGCCGTGCCGGTCCGGCGGCCGCTGCGCACCGGGTTGCGGGTGGCCCTCGTCGCTCCGCTCGCCGCGCTCTGGTGGACCGCCGCGCTGCTCCTCGTGCCGGAGGGGGTGCGGCCACCGGTGGGCACCGTCACCCTGGAGGCGGCCGCGCTCGCCGCGCTCGTCCTGGCCGGGGCGGCCGCCGTCGTGCGCTTCTCGGACGGGGCGGAGCCGGGGGTGGTCGTCGTGGCCGGGTTCCTGGCCTTCGTGGTGGCCGTACCCCTGTTGCTGCCCGACCGCTGGCCGCTCCTGGTGCACGTGGGCTCCCCGCACTGGGGTGCGGCGCATGTGCGGTGGGGGATGTTGCTGGGGGTCGCGGTGCCTGCCTGGGCGTACTGGGTCACGGAACCGGTGCGGCGGTCGCGGTGGCGGCCGGGCGCTCGGTTCAGGACTCCGTTCGGTACATCAGGTCCGTCTCGTGCGTGA